In Exiguobacterium sp. BMC-KP, one DNA window encodes the following:
- a CDS encoding winged helix-turn-helix transcriptional regulator produces the protein MKISKIKVADNEETSFGYTLSIINGKWKLLIIYYLSNNNAVRYNELQRMIGKITYRTLSSTLKEMESDGLIHRKEYPQIPPKVEYSLTEKGKTLWPIIQEMCQWGEHNKNTKLR, from the coding sequence ATGAAAATATCCAAAATTAAAGTAGCTGATAATGAGGAAACTTCTTTTGGCTATACACTTTCCATCATCAATGGGAAATGGAAACTGCTGATTATTTACTATTTATCGAACAACAATGCAGTTCGTTATAACGAACTCCAGCGTATGATTGGCAAAATAACTTACAGAACACTTAGTTCGACATTGAAGGAAATGGAAAGTGACGGATTGATTCATCGCAAGGAATATCCGCAAATTCCACCAAAGGTTGAATACAGTCTTACGGAAAAAGGAAAAACTCTCTGGCCAATCATTCAAGAAATGTGTCAATGGGGAGAGCATAATAAAAATACTAAACTGAGATAG
- a CDS encoding MarR family winged helix-turn-helix transcriptional regulator yields the protein MLEDQQKMLKELAVVFSEYYLNYLIYNKNAEKFTAFNLTTQQDTILFFVKDNPHITANEIAKKFSISKSAVSQVLSKLEALKFIKREPNPTNHREFFIALAEEGLAYQALSEEADNDFMMKHFADIDLVQLQNVLQTMKKVNASILSSDE from the coding sequence ATGCTCGAAGATCAACAAAAAATGCTTAAAGAACTTGCGGTTGTTTTTAGTGAATATTACTTGAATTATCTTATATATAATAAAAACGCAGAAAAGTTTACTGCATTTAATTTAACGACGCAGCAAGACACAATTTTATTTTTTGTAAAAGATAATCCACACATCACAGCAAATGAAATTGCGAAGAAATTCTCGATTTCTAAAAGTGCAGTAAGCCAAGTATTGTCGAAGCTCGAAGCACTAAAATTCATTAAGCGTGAACCTAATCCAACTAACCATCGCGAGTTTTTTATCGCATTAGCAGAAGAAGGTCTCGCTTATCAGGCATTAAGTGAAGAAGCAGATAATGATTTTATGATGAAACACTTCGCTGACATCGATTTAGTACAATTACAAAATGTTTTACAAACTATGAAGAAAGTGAATGCATCCATTTTATCATCCGACGAGTAG
- a CDS encoding JAB domain-containing protein, with the protein MKLTTLVEITRIRQEVREPDVALETTHITSPEDAFCVAKRFIQDDDREVFLVILLNTKNRVIAVHRAHVGSINSSVVHPREIFKSAILNNATSLIVSHQHPSGDPHPSREDIEVTERLVEVGRIVGIQLLDHIIVGAGEEYVSLKAQGVL; encoded by the coding sequence ATGAAACTGACTACACTCGTTGAAATCACTCGTATCCGCCAAGAAGTTCGTGAGCCGGACGTCGCGCTCGAGACGACGCACATCACGTCACCCGAGGACGCGTTCTGTGTCGCCAAACGCTTCATCCAGGACGATGACCGTGAGGTGTTCCTTGTCATCCTACTCAATACGAAGAACCGCGTCATTGCTGTCCATCGGGCACACGTCGGAAGTATCAACTCGAGCGTCGTCCATCCAAGAGAAATCTTTAAGTCCGCCATCCTCAACAATGCGACGTCGCTCATCGTCAGCCATCAGCATCCGAGTGGTGACCCACATCCATCACGGGAGGACATTGAGGTGACCGAACGGCTCGTCGAGGTCGGACGCATCGTCGGTATTCAGTTGCTCGACCATATCATCGTCGGTGCCGGAGAAGAATACGTCAGTTTGAAAGCACAAGGTGTTCTGTAA
- a CDS encoding MFS transporter, translating into MNRKEKVSIALALSSLFIAFVGMGLAAPVMPSIAKDLSLSGAVVGYLFAAMALTQFMASPFTGVWVDSIGRKKMIIIGLLLFSFSELLFGLSNEIWLLFVSRLLGGVGAAFIMPAVITYIADKTTLEDRAKVLGYQSAAISLGFIIGPGIGGFIAEFGIRAPFFFAAFISLLTAIVIFIVLEDSISKEQLQKNRVSLEQPAFIQEFKKSLQPQYFTPLLVVFVLEFGLAVYEMMFSLFVDEKLGFTVRDISVIITVGSIAGVAAQILFFDRLVNLLGERMLVNLTLLSSAIFIFISILIDGYWMMIVITSIVFFSGDILRPAVTTLLSKIAGENQGYVAGMNSAYTSLGIIIGPIIGGILFDININMPYVFAAFVLFIAFVIASTKLKQPHFI; encoded by the coding sequence ATGAATCGAAAAGAGAAAGTATCTATTGCACTTGCATTATCTAGTTTATTTATTGCGTTTGTCGGGATGGGACTTGCCGCCCCAGTTATGCCCTCCATTGCGAAGGATCTGAGTTTAAGTGGTGCCGTTGTCGGTTATTTGTTTGCTGCTATGGCTCTTACGCAATTTATGGCTTCCCCTTTTACAGGAGTTTGGGTCGATTCAATCGGTCGTAAAAAAATGATAATTATCGGTCTTTTGTTATTTTCATTCTCAGAATTGTTGTTTGGTCTCTCAAATGAAATATGGCTATTATTCGTAAGCCGTTTGCTTGGAGGAGTAGGCGCCGCTTTTATTATGCCAGCTGTTATTACGTATATTGCTGATAAAACAACTCTAGAAGATCGTGCAAAAGTGTTAGGCTATCAATCGGCTGCGATCAGCTTAGGATTTATAATCGGACCAGGAATTGGTGGATTTATTGCAGAGTTTGGGATACGCGCGCCGTTCTTCTTTGCTGCTTTCATATCATTGCTGACTGCGATTGTTATTTTCATCGTATTAGAAGATTCGATTTCAAAAGAGCAGCTACAAAAAAATCGTGTATCATTGGAACAACCAGCGTTTATACAAGAGTTCAAGAAATCCTTGCAACCACAGTACTTCACACCACTGCTAGTCGTTTTCGTGCTAGAGTTTGGACTAGCAGTTTATGAAATGATGTTTAGCTTATTTGTAGACGAAAAGCTTGGCTTCACTGTCCGTGATATTTCTGTCATTATTACAGTCGGCTCAATCGCTGGTGTTGCCGCTCAAATCTTATTCTTTGATAGATTGGTCAATCTACTTGGTGAACGAATGCTGGTTAACCTTACCTTATTATCTTCCGCTATTTTCATCTTTATTTCGATTTTAATAGACGGTTACTGGATGATGATTGTCATTACAAGTATTGTATTCTTTTCGGGTGATATTTTGCGACCTGCTGTGACAACCTTATTATCAAAAATTGCGGGAGAAAATCAGGGATATGTTGCGGGGATGAACTCGGCATATACTAGCTTAGGTATCATAATAGGACCGATTATTGGTGGTATTTTGTTTGATATCAACATCAATATGCCATATGTGTTTGCCGCCTTTGTACTGTTTATCGCATTTGTGATTGCGAGTACAAAATTAAAGCAACCTCACTTCATTTGA
- a CDS encoding MBL fold metallo-hydrolase, with protein sequence MVVQQIRNATVTVEYKGQKFLVDPMFSKKGEFDSFGPAARDDRNPIVDLPFSVDKIMDDVDAVIVTHTHEDHFDQAAKEQLPKNIKLFMQDEKDANLARKAGFTNIEVMKEDKATTFKGVKLTEVNGRHGYGKMAEAMGNVMGVVFQHPKEKTLYIAGDTVWYSQVKKNIDTYKPEVLILNGGRNQFLEGGPLIMGKEDVYQVYKAAPKAKILVSHMEAVNHWGLSRKELKTFIKDKGITSNVLVPDDGETISY encoded by the coding sequence CTGGTGGTCCAACAAATCCGCAATGCGACCGTAACAGTAGAATATAAAGGACAAAAATTCTTAGTGGATCCTATGTTTTCTAAAAAAGGTGAATTTGATTCGTTCGGTCCTGCTGCAAGAGACGATCGGAATCCAATAGTCGATCTACCGTTCTCTGTCGATAAGATCATGGATGACGTAGACGCTGTCATCGTTACCCATACGCATGAGGATCACTTTGATCAGGCAGCAAAAGAACAGCTTCCAAAAAATATTAAGTTATTCATGCAAGACGAAAAAGATGCAAACTTAGCGCGCAAAGCAGGTTTTACTAATATTGAAGTCATGAAAGAAGACAAAGCGACGACTTTTAAAGGTGTCAAACTGACCGAAGTAAATGGTCGTCATGGCTACGGGAAAATGGCAGAGGCTATGGGGAACGTCATGGGAGTCGTCTTCCAACACCCAAAAGAAAAAACGTTATATATAGCGGGTGATACTGTTTGGTATTCACAAGTGAAAAAAAATATCGATACGTATAAACCAGAAGTACTCATTTTGAATGGAGGTCGAAATCAATTTCTCGAAGGTGGTCCATTGATCATGGGAAAAGAAGATGTCTATCAAGTGTACAAAGCCGCTCCAAAAGCTAAAATTTTAGTCAGTCATATGGAAGCCGTCAACCATTGGGGACTCTCAAGAAAAGAATTGAAGACGTTCATTAAAGATAAAGGCATCACATCCAACGTCCTTGTTCCTGATGATGGGGAAACAATCTCATACTGA
- a CDS encoding response regulator transcription factor — protein MDKILIVDDEIRMRQLLRLYLEPIGYECSMANDGIEALEKVKKETFDLILLDVMMPMYDGFEVCKKITDSHPEVPIIMITALNDAESIVKGLDAGATDYVTKPFNGDVLLARVRSVMRRKAKEPVIYHGLTFDESNNLILLDGKSIDFTPKAHALLRLFLQHPGRLFNRLELYEFVWSYTSESDPRTVDSHIKMIREKLRELDYPIDRHLKTIWGRGYRWSENETK, from the coding sequence ATGGATAAAATATTAATTGTTGATGATGAAATAAGAATGAGGCAATTATTAAGACTCTATCTAGAACCAATAGGATATGAATGTAGTATGGCGAATGATGGGATCGAAGCTTTAGAGAAAGTGAAAAAAGAAACCTTCGATTTGATTTTATTGGATGTAATGATGCCAATGTACGATGGATTCGAAGTATGTAAGAAAATAACGGATTCTCACCCGGAAGTCCCTATCATCATGATAACGGCTCTAAATGATGCTGAATCCATCGTCAAAGGACTAGATGCTGGAGCTACAGATTATGTCACAAAGCCGTTTAACGGGGACGTACTTTTAGCAAGAGTTCGGTCTGTCATGAGAAGGAAAGCAAAAGAACCCGTTATCTACCACGGACTTACGTTCGATGAGAGCAACAATTTAATTTTACTAGATGGCAAGTCGATTGACTTTACACCAAAAGCACATGCATTACTGCGACTATTCCTTCAACATCCTGGAAGGCTGTTCAACAGACTAGAGCTTTATGAATTCGTTTGGTCTTATACGTCAGAATCGGATCCGAGGACAGTTGATTCTCATATTAAGATGATTAGAGAAAAGTTAAGAGAGTTAGATTACCCGATCGATAGGCATCTGAAAACAATTTGGGGGAGAGGATATCGTTGGAGTGAGAATGAAACGAAATGA
- a CDS encoding four-helix bundle copper-binding protein, with amino-acid sequence MNTGQQEILGALHNCIVTCNECFDACLSEHHVSSMAECIRLDRDCSEICSLLVQAISRNSSNIDVLARSCVEICERCADECSKHDHDHCKKCAEACNECAKVCRKLIA; translated from the coding sequence ATGAATACTGGACAACAAGAAATCTTAGGTGCCCTACACAACTGTATAGTGACTTGTAATGAATGCTTTGATGCGTGTTTGAGTGAACATCATGTTTCTTCGATGGCAGAGTGTATACGTCTAGACAGAGATTGTTCTGAAATTTGTAGTCTTTTAGTACAAGCTATTTCTCGAAACAGCAGCAATATTGATGTTCTTGCAAGAAGCTGTGTTGAAATTTGTGAAAGATGTGCCGACGAATGTTCGAAACATGATCATGATCATTGTAAAAAGTGCGCTGAGGCCTGTAATGAATGTGCAAAAGTCTGTCGTAAATTAATTGCTTAA
- a CDS encoding heavy metal translocating P-type ATPase, whose product MNHHIHHEHTHHEDQQMSASHHEHEGMIGDFKKRFLVSLMLTIPILLLSKMIQEWSGINISFPYDDVVLLLLSTIVYFYGGWPFLKGSINEIRQKNPGMMMLIALAISVAYFYSVAIIFGFGQGHDFFWELATLIDIMLLGHWIEMKSIMGASNALQELVKLLPSVAHRVKDGKVEEVPVNELEAGDLIRIKPGEQVPVDGKIVEGTTTIDESMLTGESLPVDKQENDTVIAGSINQEGGLTVETTGTGEGTYLSKVIGLVSEAQSSKSRTQNLADRAAKILFYLAVGAGVLTFVIWIVLGYSVSTAIERMVTVMVISCPHALGLAAPLVVSVSTALSAKRGLLIRNRTQFEEARKLDAVIFDKTGTLTQGNFGVTDVMASTGISEEEVLRLAGAIEQSSQHPLARGILTEVQRRKLDLPSVAGFGSMTGIGLEGTVEGKQVRVVSPRYVRDKQLEIDEVTFEDLSEEGKTVVFVLKDTELIGMIALADLVREEAKKTVQELKEKGIQSIMLTGDNQKVASWVASQLEIDQVYAEVLPDDKSRQVRQVQAEGKKVGMVGDGINDAPALAQADVGIAIGSGTDVAVETADIVLVKSNPKDVLSVIELSQKTYNKMIQNLWWAAGYNIITIPLAAGILAPYGIILSPAIGAVLMSLSTVIVAINAKTLRI is encoded by the coding sequence ATGAATCACCATATCCATCACGAACATACTCATCATGAAGACCAACAAATGAGTGCTTCACATCATGAACATGAAGGAATGATCGGAGACTTCAAGAAAAGATTTCTCGTATCGTTAATGTTGACCATTCCAATCCTGCTACTTTCCAAAATGATTCAAGAATGGTCGGGTATCAACATTAGCTTTCCATATGACGACGTTGTTTTGCTTTTGCTATCCACAATTGTCTACTTCTACGGTGGATGGCCCTTCCTAAAAGGTAGTATTAATGAAATACGCCAAAAAAATCCTGGAATGATGATGTTGATTGCATTAGCGATTAGTGTAGCCTATTTCTATAGTGTCGCTATCATATTCGGTTTCGGACAAGGACATGATTTCTTTTGGGAGTTAGCGACCTTGATCGACATCATGTTATTAGGGCATTGGATTGAAATGAAATCAATCATGGGTGCCTCAAATGCGTTGCAGGAATTAGTAAAGTTACTTCCGAGTGTGGCGCATCGAGTGAAGGATGGGAAGGTTGAAGAGGTGCCGGTCAATGAATTAGAGGCAGGAGATCTCATTCGGATCAAGCCGGGAGAACAGGTACCGGTAGACGGAAAAATCGTCGAAGGAACAACAACGATTGACGAATCAATGCTTACCGGTGAATCACTTCCGGTAGATAAACAGGAGAATGACACCGTGATTGCTGGCTCTATCAATCAAGAAGGTGGTCTGACAGTCGAGACGACAGGTACTGGTGAAGGCACCTACCTTTCAAAAGTCATCGGCTTAGTAAGTGAAGCGCAATCTTCCAAATCACGGACTCAAAACTTAGCTGATCGAGCAGCAAAAATTCTTTTTTATCTCGCGGTGGGAGCAGGTGTTCTGACTTTCGTGATTTGGATTGTACTTGGATATTCGGTTAGTACAGCAATCGAGCGCATGGTAACGGTTATGGTTATCTCTTGTCCACACGCTCTTGGTTTAGCAGCCCCTCTTGTCGTATCCGTTTCTACAGCACTTTCCGCTAAAAGAGGTCTTTTGATTCGAAATCGAACACAATTCGAAGAGGCACGAAAACTAGATGCGGTTATCTTTGATAAGACTGGTACTTTAACGCAAGGTAATTTTGGAGTAACGGATGTGATGGCAAGTACAGGTATAAGTGAGGAAGAAGTATTACGACTCGCAGGAGCCATCGAACAGTCGTCGCAACATCCACTTGCTCGCGGGATCTTGACTGAAGTTCAAAGACGAAAGCTTGATTTACCATCGGTCGCAGGATTTGGATCGATGACAGGCATAGGATTGGAAGGAACAGTCGAAGGAAAGCAAGTCCGCGTCGTTAGTCCGCGATACGTACGGGACAAACAACTCGAAATCGACGAAGTGACATTCGAAGATTTGTCTGAAGAAGGGAAAACGGTCGTCTTTGTCTTAAAGGACACAGAATTAATCGGTATGATCGCCCTTGCCGACCTCGTTCGCGAGGAAGCTAAGAAGACTGTACAGGAATTAAAGGAGAAAGGGATTCAATCCATCATGCTGACTGGGGATAATCAAAAAGTCGCTTCGTGGGTCGCTTCCCAACTTGAGATCGATCAAGTGTACGCAGAAGTATTACCGGATGATAAGTCACGTCAAGTGAGACAGGTGCAAGCAGAAGGAAAAAAAGTAGGGATGGTAGGGGATGGAATTAACGATGCACCAGCTCTCGCACAAGCGGATGTAGGGATTGCGATTGGTAGTGGAACAGATGTAGCTGTAGAAACGGCTGATATTGTCCTTGTCAAAAGTAATCCAAAGGACGTCTTATCTGTCATCGAACTATCGCAAAAAACATATAATAAAATGATTCAGAATCTATGGTGGGCAGCTGGTTACAATATCATCACGATTCCTTTAGCTGCAGGTATTTTAGCACCATACGGCATTATTCTTTCACCAGCGATTGGAGCGGTTTTGATGAGTTTGAGTACGGTCATCGTCGCTATCAATGCGAAAACATTAAGAATTTAA
- a CDS encoding PCYCGC motif-containing (lipo)protein: MKLNILLKSVSLISLSLIAVGCAQSPMKSSTPNHSKEVDHAKHMGGDKIEETSSSLILPTFLKTQPEDVRNVYQAVGKNRKLLEKIPCYCGCGETVNHKNNYDCFIEENATNGSVKWTSHGTTCSTCLEIAVKSILKQRDGESVKDIRSAIDSSYKDGYSKPTPTPL, translated from the coding sequence GTGAAACTTAACATACTCTTAAAAAGCGTAAGTCTTATTAGCCTATCCCTGATTGCGGTCGGCTGTGCTCAATCCCCGATGAAGTCTTCTACTCCCAATCATTCAAAGGAGGTAGATCATGCGAAACATATGGGCGGTGACAAGATTGAAGAAACATCATCATCGTTGATACTTCCCACGTTTTTAAAAACTCAACCTGAAGATGTACGAAATGTTTATCAAGCTGTAGGGAAAAATCGTAAACTACTAGAGAAAATACCTTGCTATTGCGGTTGCGGTGAAACAGTCAATCATAAAAATAATTATGATTGCTTTATAGAAGAAAACGCGACGAATGGATCGGTGAAATGGACAAGTCACGGAACGACATGCAGCACCTGTCTCGAGATTGCTGTAAAGTCTATTTTGAAGCAACGGGACGGAGAATCGGTTAAAGATATTCGTTCTGCAATCGATTCTTCATATAAAGATGGATACTCGAAGCCGACACCGACTCCCTTATGA
- a CDS encoding multicopper oxidase family protein, which translates to MMEGMGHGASVDLKSTEEKERRLNIPKMLKSDRETKNSIQYTIVAKQGETQFFRDSKKTETLGYNGNYLGPVVELKKGKMVTIRTVNRLSEATTFHWHGLVVPSSVDGGPHQVVKAGETKVVKFKVKQDESTLWFHPHPMGKTAEQVYKGLAGLLYVKDEKTKETMLPQKYGENDIPLILQDRKVKNRNVLGYADVEKTDGALGDTLLVNGTINPYFNVKYSQLRVRLINGSNARNYVVKLSDGSSFKKIADDGGYISKPKNVKKIELSPGERIEVLVDFSKRKIGETVSFETNGVRVVNFKLKDKQGTNLSALAPKSGYEKPLKTLSTVNQKLTLFGMGKNVEINGKKFDEKRIDIKAKQGETEIWEVYNKKDMMGGMTHPFHIHGVQFKVLERNGQKLDNQEAGLKDTIAIKPDERVKIQMTFKEKGVFMYHCHILEHEENGMMGQLKVD; encoded by the coding sequence ATGATGGAAGGTATGGGACATGGCGCGAGTGTCGATTTAAAATCAACTGAAGAAAAAGAGCGACGATTGAACATCCCTAAGATGCTAAAATCCGATCGTGAAACCAAGAATTCCATTCAATACACGATTGTCGCTAAACAAGGGGAGACACAGTTCTTCCGAGATAGTAAAAAAACTGAAACTCTAGGATATAACGGAAATTATTTAGGTCCTGTAGTGGAATTGAAAAAAGGAAAAATGGTAACAATCCGTACGGTGAATCGCTTATCAGAAGCGACTACATTCCATTGGCACGGTCTTGTTGTACCATCATCCGTAGATGGCGGACCACATCAAGTCGTGAAAGCTGGTGAAACGAAGGTAGTAAAGTTTAAAGTGAAGCAAGATGAATCGACATTGTGGTTTCATCCACATCCAATGGGGAAAACTGCTGAACAAGTATACAAGGGGTTAGCAGGATTGTTGTACGTAAAAGATGAAAAAACTAAAGAGACGATGCTACCTCAAAAATATGGTGAAAATGATATTCCATTAATTCTTCAAGATCGAAAAGTTAAAAACAGGAATGTCCTTGGATATGCTGATGTAGAAAAAACAGATGGGGCTTTAGGCGATACCCTCCTCGTAAACGGTACGATTAATCCATATTTCAACGTAAAATATTCGCAACTTAGAGTCAGATTGATAAATGGCTCCAATGCACGTAACTACGTAGTGAAGCTATCTGACGGTTCATCCTTTAAAAAAATTGCTGATGATGGTGGTTACATCTCAAAACCGAAAAACGTAAAGAAAATTGAATTAAGTCCAGGCGAACGTATAGAGGTATTGGTAGACTTTTCAAAAAGAAAAATTGGTGAGACTGTTTCATTTGAGACGAATGGAGTAAGGGTCGTTAACTTCAAGCTGAAGGATAAACAAGGGACGAACCTAAGTGCATTGGCGCCGAAAAGTGGATATGAAAAGCCGCTAAAGACCTTGTCTACAGTGAATCAAAAGTTAACTCTTTTCGGGATGGGCAAAAATGTTGAAATCAATGGGAAAAAGTTTGATGAGAAGAGAATCGATATTAAAGCGAAACAAGGAGAAACCGAAATTTGGGAGGTCTATAATAAAAAAGACATGATGGGTGGAATGACTCATCCCTTCCACATTCATGGAGTCCAATTCAAAGTATTAGAGCGAAACGGACAGAAACTGGATAATCAAGAAGCAGGTCTAAAAGACACTATCGCTATAAAACCAGATGAACGAGTTAAGATTCAGATGACTTTCAAGGAAAAAGGGGTATTCATGTACCATTGCCATATCCTTGAACATGAAGAGAACGGAATGATGGGTCAGTTGAAAGTGGACTAA
- a CDS encoding LLM class flavin-dependent oxidoreductase, with protein MKKFELSVLSIAPLRQGETMKEGIDAVVTLAKAVDAMGYKRIWIAEHHNHDAYASAATVSIVQHLLTHTERIRVGSGGVMLPNHSPLVVAEQFGTLETLFPDRVDLSLGRAPGTDQQTADVIRRSNHKGVFFFEKEVQEILRYVGTEEEQGEVRAYPGLDTHVPVFILGSSTGSAKIAARLGLPYAFGAQFSPETMEEALHIYRQNFRPSKYLQEPYVLAAINIIAADSMEEASFIASSHLQVCIDIYTNNLSQLIPPQKDFLESLSPYELEILHYKLGYTIMGDSKTVRREVIEFQEKYKVDEIIALSNIHDSKKEIQSYKIFKQVSDSLNNEI; from the coding sequence ATGAAAAAATTCGAACTATCCGTTTTATCAATTGCTCCGTTAAGACAAGGAGAAACCATGAAAGAAGGAATAGATGCTGTAGTCACATTAGCAAAAGCTGTCGATGCAATGGGATATAAACGTATTTGGATCGCAGAACACCACAATCATGATGCCTATGCCAGTGCTGCAACCGTATCGATTGTGCAGCATTTATTGACGCATACAGAACGCATTCGTGTCGGTTCCGGAGGTGTCATGTTGCCGAACCACTCCCCGTTAGTCGTAGCAGAACAATTCGGAACACTTGAGACACTTTTTCCTGACCGCGTTGATTTATCACTAGGACGTGCTCCAGGAACTGATCAACAAACGGCAGATGTGATTCGACGTTCAAATCATAAAGGCGTCTTTTTCTTTGAAAAAGAAGTTCAAGAGATATTGCGATATGTTGGAACAGAAGAGGAACAAGGTGAGGTTCGGGCATATCCAGGACTTGATACACACGTGCCCGTGTTCATTCTAGGATCCTCTACTGGATCTGCTAAAATTGCAGCGCGACTCGGGTTACCATATGCTTTCGGTGCGCAATTTTCTCCGGAAACGATGGAAGAAGCACTACACATCTATCGTCAAAATTTCAGACCTTCGAAATATCTGCAAGAGCCGTATGTACTAGCTGCTATCAATATCATTGCCGCTGATTCGATGGAAGAAGCTTCTTTCATTGCCTCTAGCCATCTGCAGGTATGTATCGATATTTATACCAATAATCTCAGTCAGCTCATTCCGCCACAGAAAGATTTCCTTGAATCCTTATCTCCGTATGAATTAGAAATCTTGCATTATAAATTGGGGTACACGATTATGGGCGATTCAAAGACCGTTCGTCGGGAAGTAATCGAGTTTCAAGAAAAGTATAAAGTAGATGAAATCATCGCTTTATCCAATATACATGACAGTAAAAAAGAGATTCAATCGTATAAGATTTTTAAACAAGTAAGCGACTCTTTAAACAATGAAATTTAA